The segment TTCTTCCCACTGTTCTAAGAATGTTTCAAGGTTGAAGTCCTGTGCTCTTAATAGAGAACGTCCTGATAAGGTTCTACGGAGTTCTATATCAGGCAGAACCCTTAGAAGTTTATCTGCAATGGCTTCCGGGTCTTCAGGCGGCACAAGGATACCATGCCTGCCACTGTCGAGAATCTCAGCAGGACCAGATGGACAGTCTGTTGCAATCACCGGCAATCCCAGCACCATTGCCTCCAATATAACAATTGAAAACCCTTCATACCGTGATGCCGAACAGAAAACTGTACTCTCTCTCATGTATCTGTATGGATTTGACTTATAGCCGGCAAAAATCGTGTCCTTGCTGATATTAAGCTGCTTTGCAAGGTTGACTAATCCTTCTCTCTCAGCACCATCACCGATAATCAACAACCGGGATCTGACCTGTCCTCTCATCATATGGAATGCCTTCAATAATATATCAAACCCTTTCTGATACACAAGCCGTCCGACTGTTACAATAACCATTCCATCAAGATTCAGTCCGGCCACCTCGGAAGACATTCTTGAAATCAATTCATGGTCAATCCCGTCATATATAACTTTAATTCTTCCTTCTTTAAC is part of the bacterium BMS3Abin08 genome and harbors:
- the pglJ_2 gene encoding N-acetylgalactosamine-N, N'-diacetylbacillosaminyl-diphospho-undecaprenol4-alpha-N-acetylgalactosaminyltransferase; translation: MSSEVAGLNLDGMVIVTVGRLVYQKGFDILLKAFHMMRGQVRSRLLIIGDGAEREGLVNLAKQLNISKDTIFAGYKSNPYRYMRESTVFCSASRYEGFSIVILEAMVLGLPVIATDCPSGPAEILDSGRHGILVPPEDPEAIADKLLRVLPDIELRRTLSGRSLLRAQDFNLETFLEQWEELIEI